In one window of Thunnus thynnus chromosome 23, fThuThy2.1, whole genome shotgun sequence DNA:
- the LOC137176047 gene encoding NXPE family member 3-like isoform X2 → MKVRACKETMVSVCCSKYATISLFLVVFVFILVLFNMDVLEFQHEVITTFPAPRPHLQHHFCSFQPRSPEDALEERLLLDSIAWPETPSLPVPLSLEQTTDPAHSTFTILPEKGGRQWHVGDQLEVMIKMYDFKGRPKKSGGDVLLAGLHNQVLGAGVVGQVLDHLDGSYSAVFSLLWEGRAHVEPLCNYTDLHTGDPWFCYKPKKLSCDTRIKHSKGGFNQKLKAKEEMLFKSGVNMKVSINASGSANVNVLPKMKGQPEVKSSSVKSGPSGYYYQDMWRALDGTTVRQFNTSSAISQCLKGKVVHLYGDSTIRQWFEHLNAALPDLKEFNLHNLKQVGPFMALDYANNILVTYRCHGPPIRFTNIPTKELRYIANELDDLVGGINTVVVLGIWAHFSTFPIELYIKRLQSIRRAVVRLLDRAPGTLVIIRTANLKALSLYEALTNSDWYSLQCDKVLRAMFKGLNVHLVDAWEMVLAHHLPHSLHPQPPIIKNMIDVLLSHICPKNGS, encoded by the exons ATGAAGGTCAGGGCTTGTAAAGAAACGATGGTCAGCGTTTGCTGTTCAAAGTATGCTACCATCTCCCTTTTCCTGgttgtgtttgtcttcatcctTGTGCTTTTTAACATGGACGTCCTGGAG TTTCAGCATGAAGTGATTACAACCTTCCCTGCTCCAAGACCTCACCTGCAACACCACTTCTGCAGCTTCCAACCACGGTCCCCTGAAGATGCTCTGGAGGAACGCCTCCTATTAGACTCCATTGCTTGGCCTGAAACTCCGTCCTTGCCAGTTCCTCTTTCCCTGGAGCAGACCACCGATCCTGCCCACAGCACCTTCACTATTCTCCCAGAGAAGGGTGGACGACAGTGGCATGTAGGGGATCAGCTGGAAGTTATGATCAAAATGTATGACTTCAAGGGCCGTCCTAAGAAGTCTGGGGGAGATGTCTTACTCGCCGGCCTGCACAACCAAGTACTTGGTGCAGGTGTGGTTGGGCAAGTGCTGGATCATCTCGATGGCTCCTACTctgctgtattttctttactCTGGGAGGGAAGAGCACATGTTGAG CCACTGTGCAACTACACTGACCTCCACACAGGTGATCCATGGTTCTGCTACAAGCCAAAGAAGCTGAGCTGTGATACCAGGATCAAGCACTCCAAGGGAGGATTCAATCAAAAACTCAAGGCAAAGGAGGAAATGCTCTTTAAAAG TGGTGTCAACATGAAAGTCTCCATTAACGCTTCAGGATCAGCCAATGTCAACGTGTTGCCAAAAATGAAAG GTCAACCAGAGGTAAAGAGCAGCAGTGTGAAGTCTGGCCCTTCTGGCTATTACTATCAGGATATGTGGCGGGCCCTAGATGGCACCACAGTCCGCCAGTTCAACACATCCTCTGCTATAAGTCAGTGTCTGAAAGGCAAGGTGGTCCACCTGTATGGAGACTCTACCATCAGGCAGTGGTTTGAACACCTCAATGCAGCACTACCAG ATCTCAAGGAGTTTAACCTGCACAACCTGAAGCAAGTTGGTCCCTTCATGGCCTTAGACTATGCAAACAACATTTTGGTGACGTACCGCTGCCACGGTCCCCCTATCCGTTTTACCAACATCCCAACCAAAGAGCTGCGCTACATTGCCAATGAACTAGATGATTTAGTTGGAGGCATCAATACTGTTGTCGTTCTTGGCATCTGGGCACACTTCAGCACCTTCCCCATTGAGCTCTACATCAAGCGGCTGCAGAGTATCCGCAGGGCGGTGGTGCGGCTGCTGGACAGGGCTCCAGGTACGCTGGTTATCATCCGGACAGCAAACCTCAAAGCATTGTCGCTTTATGAGGCGCTGACCAACAGTGACTGGTACTCGCTGCAGTGTGACAAGGTGCTCAGGGCCATGTTCAAAGGACTGAATGTCCATCTAGTGGATGCCTGGGAGATGGTCTTGGCCCACCACCTGCCACACAGCCTCCATCCACAACCTCCCATTATTAAGAATATGATCGACGTCCTCTTGTCCCACATATGCCCTAAAAATGGCAGctag
- the LOC137176047 gene encoding NXPE family member 3-like isoform X1: MKVRACKETMVSVCCSKYATISLFLVVFVFILVLFNMDVLEFQHEVITTFPAPRPHLQHHFCSFQPRSPEDALEERLLLDSIAWPETPSLPVPLSLEQTTDPAHSTFTILPEKGGRQWHVGDQLEVMIKMYDFKGRPKKSGGDVLLAGLHNQVLGAGVVGQVLDHLDGSYSAVFSLLWEGRAHVEVTLVHASEAVTVLQRLTREQPDRVYFKSVFRSGLLSKTTTCNVFLRPTQQPLCNYTDLHTGDPWFCYKPKKLSCDTRIKHSKGGFNQKLKAKEEMLFKSGVNMKVSINASGSANVNVLPKMKGQPEVKSSSVKSGPSGYYYQDMWRALDGTTVRQFNTSSAISQCLKGKVVHLYGDSTIRQWFEHLNAALPDLKEFNLHNLKQVGPFMALDYANNILVTYRCHGPPIRFTNIPTKELRYIANELDDLVGGINTVVVLGIWAHFSTFPIELYIKRLQSIRRAVVRLLDRAPGTLVIIRTANLKALSLYEALTNSDWYSLQCDKVLRAMFKGLNVHLVDAWEMVLAHHLPHSLHPQPPIIKNMIDVLLSHICPKNGS, translated from the exons ATGAAGGTCAGGGCTTGTAAAGAAACGATGGTCAGCGTTTGCTGTTCAAAGTATGCTACCATCTCCCTTTTCCTGgttgtgtttgtcttcatcctTGTGCTTTTTAACATGGACGTCCTGGAG TTTCAGCATGAAGTGATTACAACCTTCCCTGCTCCAAGACCTCACCTGCAACACCACTTCTGCAGCTTCCAACCACGGTCCCCTGAAGATGCTCTGGAGGAACGCCTCCTATTAGACTCCATTGCTTGGCCTGAAACTCCGTCCTTGCCAGTTCCTCTTTCCCTGGAGCAGACCACCGATCCTGCCCACAGCACCTTCACTATTCTCCCAGAGAAGGGTGGACGACAGTGGCATGTAGGGGATCAGCTGGAAGTTATGATCAAAATGTATGACTTCAAGGGCCGTCCTAAGAAGTCTGGGGGAGATGTCTTACTCGCCGGCCTGCACAACCAAGTACTTGGTGCAGGTGTGGTTGGGCAAGTGCTGGATCATCTCGATGGCTCCTACTctgctgtattttctttactCTGGGAGGGAAGAGCACATGTTGAG GTGACACTGGTTCACGCCAGTGAGGCTGTCACAGTGCTGCAAAGGTTGACCAGAGAACAGCCAGATAGGGTTTATTTCAAGAGCGTCTTTCGCTCAGGCTTACTGTCTAAAACTACCACCTGTAATGTCTTCCTGCGTCCAACCCAGCAGCCACTGTGCAACTACACTGACCTCCACACAGGTGATCCATGGTTCTGCTACAAGCCAAAGAAGCTGAGCTGTGATACCAGGATCAAGCACTCCAAGGGAGGATTCAATCAAAAACTCAAGGCAAAGGAGGAAATGCTCTTTAAAAG TGGTGTCAACATGAAAGTCTCCATTAACGCTTCAGGATCAGCCAATGTCAACGTGTTGCCAAAAATGAAAG GTCAACCAGAGGTAAAGAGCAGCAGTGTGAAGTCTGGCCCTTCTGGCTATTACTATCAGGATATGTGGCGGGCCCTAGATGGCACCACAGTCCGCCAGTTCAACACATCCTCTGCTATAAGTCAGTGTCTGAAAGGCAAGGTGGTCCACCTGTATGGAGACTCTACCATCAGGCAGTGGTTTGAACACCTCAATGCAGCACTACCAG ATCTCAAGGAGTTTAACCTGCACAACCTGAAGCAAGTTGGTCCCTTCATGGCCTTAGACTATGCAAACAACATTTTGGTGACGTACCGCTGCCACGGTCCCCCTATCCGTTTTACCAACATCCCAACCAAAGAGCTGCGCTACATTGCCAATGAACTAGATGATTTAGTTGGAGGCATCAATACTGTTGTCGTTCTTGGCATCTGGGCACACTTCAGCACCTTCCCCATTGAGCTCTACATCAAGCGGCTGCAGAGTATCCGCAGGGCGGTGGTGCGGCTGCTGGACAGGGCTCCAGGTACGCTGGTTATCATCCGGACAGCAAACCTCAAAGCATTGTCGCTTTATGAGGCGCTGACCAACAGTGACTGGTACTCGCTGCAGTGTGACAAGGTGCTCAGGGCCATGTTCAAAGGACTGAATGTCCATCTAGTGGATGCCTGGGAGATGGTCTTGGCCCACCACCTGCCACACAGCCTCCATCCACAACCTCCCATTATTAAGAATATGATCGACGTCCTCTTGTCCCACATATGCCCTAAAAATGGCAGctag